A window from Citrus sinensis cultivar Valencia sweet orange chromosome 5, DVS_A1.0, whole genome shotgun sequence encodes these proteins:
- the LOC112497552 gene encoding transcription factor bHLH160, with translation MDIPITEEYSMTSSNKSHDTSGSSDLGTFLEQESSGLEPSTDTELFLQNLVNYCNDDIFSNSAEASGDPWVHGEASCSSLPLENHDSSRGLESSFLSERETSAVAAPSINKALPEKQLSAKKKERNNTTIEEHNAKERVRRMKLYATYGSLGALLPDSESKKKRSAPAIIDRALEYIPELENEIEKLTLKKNNMLSKIENKQHDNQNLQLEHEAPSVLVHEVEKGEVIIQIICSPNDEKTLFSKLLQNLEAKEKGIISVSTLCVWEKRVCYHLHIRMKKDSLATDYVEVLRQDVISWLL, from the exons ATGGATATACCTATTACAGAAGAGTACAGCATGACATCGTCCAATAAAAGCCATGACACTAGTGGCAGTTCAGATCTGGGCACATTTCTTGAGCAAGAAAGTTCAGGATTGGAGCCAAGCACTGACACAGAATTATTTCTGCAAAATCTAGTCAATTACTGCAATGATgacattttttcaaattctgcTGAAGCTTCTGGTGATCCTTGGGTTCATGGAGAGGCAAGCTGCTCATCGTTGCCTTTAGAAAACCATGACAGTAGTAGAGGGCTGGAATCAAGCTTCTTATCTGAGAGAGAAACTTCAGCTGTGGCCGCCCCCAGCATCAACAAGGCATTGCCTGAAAAACAACTGAGTGCTaagaaaaaggagagaaaCAACACAACAATTGAAGAGCATAATGCCAAGGAAAGAGTGCGGAGGATGAAGCTTTATGCAACCTACGGATCTCTTGGTGCTTTGCTACCGGATTCAGAAAGTAAAAAG AAAAGGAGTGCACCAGCAATCATTGATAGAGCTCTCGAATACATTCCAGAGCTAGAAAATGAGATAGAAAAGCTGACTCTCAAGAAGAATAATATGCTAtcgaaaattgaaaataagcaACACGACAACCAAAATCTACAATTAGAACATGAAGCTCCCTCAGTTTTGGTGCATGAAGTCGAAAAAGGTGAAGTTATCATACAAATTATATGCAGTCCTAATgatgaaaaaactcttttctCAAAACTATTGCAGAATTtagaagcaaaagaaaaaggcattATTAGTGTCTCAACTCTCTGTGTTTGGGAGAAGAGAGTTTGCTACCATTTACATATACGG ATGAAAAAGGATTCGCTTGCAACTGACTATGTCGAAGTTTTGAGACAAGATGTGATTTCATGGttactttaa